One Deltaproteobacteria bacterium genomic window, AGGGATCGAACTTCTTTACAGCCTGCATCAACCCGATGTTTCCTTCCTGGATCAAATCCAATAGATTCTGCATCCAATATCTTTGGAAATCCAGGGCAATCTTGACCACCAGGCGCAAATTGGCAGTGATCAACCCGTAGGCCGCATCCATATCCCTTTTTTCATAGTACCGGGTGGCAAGATCCTTTTCTTCTTCCGGAGTCAGGAGCTTGTACTGGTTGATTTCCCAGAGGTAGCGACGAAGGGGATCAAATTGCGCCGGAGGGGTCGAATATGTAGGCGACGTGTTCGAAGACTCCGGCTCAGCCCTGGATTTTCGATCCCGGGAAACGTTTTCGCTTTTTGGCGTTCCTTTGCTCTGCTTCATACCTATCTATATAATCTCCGGAGCAAAAACTGGTCAATGAAAATATGAAACAACCCGATTTCCGTAGTTAGGAAGCTCCCGACAGCCGGAGGGTTTAGTCCCGGAAAGAATGCCGTGAGGTTTTATCCGAGAGTGGCGGTGGTAGGACCTGCCGGGGAAGACAAAGAAATACCGACGCTTCGAGGCTGCGTCGGTATCGGACTTGCAGGCCGAACGTATGGATTTCAGGGGTCGTCGAGCGCGTCTGATTTCGCCCGACGACCATCTACAAGCTACTGATTATTCGGGGAATTTTCCTGAGAAAGCGACGACCGCGCTGACGCCGTCGGCGCCGAACTGCGCCGCGCCCTCTTTAACATAGACGGGGAACGAGAAGGCCGAAATTCCCGTCCACCAAGACTCCAGCTGATCGAAAATGGACACATTCTTTTCTTTCAGTTTGAATCCGCCGGTTACACCCAGGCTCATCATGCTCGTTCTCGCGTCGAAAACCGCCGGGACGCGAAGCTCGTTTGTTTTGCCGGCGGGGATCCACATGGACTCATACGCATTTACGGTATTGAGATCGAAATCCTCGAACGCTACCGTAAACCTGAAATCATCCAACACGACCGGATACTCATTCGGGTTGGTTATCTCGAACACAAACGCCAAAACCAGCGGAGCGCCTCGATTGTCGGCTTTTCCTTTGGTCGGCTCTACCTGACTTGAGTAATACCACCAACCCCAGTAGCTTGCAACTTCAACCTGGCTCAACGTAACCGTGGGCATCTTAAAGTTGTCCTGGGACGGTTTGACGGGTATGCATCCTGTGGCGCTAAGAGCGAATGCGAGAACGATCATCAACCCAACTAGGATTATTCTTCTAATTTGCATGCGGGTCTCCTCTTATCAAGGTGTTAGGTAAGCCAGCGTTTCCTTCTCTTGTAGTGCTTGACATCACGGAAACTCTTTCTGCCACCCTTGTCGGTAAGGCCCAAGTAGAAATCCTTGATGTCCGGATTTTGTATGAGCCTTTCCGCTGTATCGTCCATTACGATGCGGCCGTTCTCCATGACGTAGGCATAAGGAGCTACGTTAAGAGCCAGCTTGGCATTTTGCTCGACCAAGAGGATTGTAATATGTTGTTCCCGGTTGAGCTTCGTTATGATGTTGAAGATCTCGTGAATGAGCATGGGAGCCAATCCCATGGATGGTTCGTCGAGAAGGATCATTCTGGGCTCGGTCATAAGCGCCCGGCCAACGACGGTCATCTGCTGTTCTCCACCGCTCACAAAGCCGGCGGTCTCGTTCCTCTTCTCTTTCAATCGAGGAAAGTATCGGTACACCATGTCCAATCCGTCTTTTATCGGACTGCCGCTCTTTCGCAGGTGTGCGCCAACTCTTAGATTTTGCTCGACTGTGAGATGCTCGAACACTCTGCGACCCTCGATCACCTGCACGATGCCCTTCTGAGCGATCTTTTCAGCGAATTGCCGGTCTATCCGATCACCCATAAACTCGATGTTACCATCCGTAACGGCTCCATCCTCATGTTTGAGAAGGCCGGAAATGGCTTTCAGCGTAGTGCTCTTTCCGGCTCCGTTAGCTCCCAACAGAGCCACGATACCGCCGTCACTTACTTCCACGGATACGCCTTTGAGGACGAGTATGACTTCATGATACTTGACCTCAATATTGTTGATCTTCAGGATCGATTCAGAGGATTCCGACAAGGACCTAACCTCCTTGGGATTCTTTACGTACGGATAGCGATTTCTTCGCGATTGGGGATACTGGAACTTCTACCAGCCGAGCCACTCCTTTTCCCATTTTTCGGACCAACGTCCTTTCATATCCACTCGTTCCAGCAGGTCGAACTTGCCTTTCTCCCATTTATATATGTTCACCTGTCCTGCGGGCCTGTGGTCCGTGGCCGTATACGTGACGGGAGAGGCGCCGAGACCTATGGGCCAATCCGCCATGGTTTCGAACCCTTTCTTGAGGATGCCTTCCCCTGCCAGCGATCCCTCTTTATCGGCGCGTTTCATGGCTTCGGTAGCGATAAGAACATTGCCCCAGCCCTGAATGGTCCGGATGAGGCGCTTTTCCGCCGGGATGCCGGGATTGTACTTCTTTGCGTACTCCATCACCTTATCCATCAGGGGCACATTTTCACCGAAAAAGGCGCAAGGGGCGGCGCCGATGGCTCCTTCGGCAGCCTCTCCGGCCAGTCGCGGCAGATTTTCGTCGAAACCCCAGTTATTGATGATGTGATCCGCGCCCAGATCGAGGGCATAGGCATCTCGAAGCGTAGCCGCA contains:
- a CDS encoding RNA polymerase subunit sigma-70 encodes the protein MKQSKGTPKSENVSRDRKSRAEPESSNTSPTYSTPPAQFDPLRRYLWEINQYKLLTPEEEKDLATRYYEKRDMDAAYGLITANLRLVVKIALDFQRYWMQNLLDLIQEGNIGLMQAVKKFDP
- a CDS encoding LEA type 2 family protein; translation: MQIRRIILVGLMIVLAFALSATGCIPVKPSQDNFKMPTVTLSQVEVASYWGWWYYSSQVEPTKGKADNRGAPLVLAFVFEITNPNEYPVVLDDFRFTVAFEDFDLNTVNAYESMWIPAGKTNELRVPAVFDARTSMMSLGVTGGFKLKEKNVSIFDQLESWWTGISAFSFPVYVKEGAAQFGADGVSAVVAFSGKFPE
- a CDS encoding ABC transporter ATP-binding protein, coding for MLKINNIEVKYHEVILVLKGVSVEVSDGGIVALLGANGAGKSTTLKAISGLLKHEDGAVTDGNIEFMGDRIDRQFAEKIAQKGIVQVIEGRRVFEHLTVEQNLRVGAHLRKSGSPIKDGLDMVYRYFPRLKEKRNETAGFVSGGEQQMTVVGRALMTEPRMILLDEPSMGLAPMLIHEIFNIITKLNREQHITILLVEQNAKLALNVAPYAYVMENGRIVMDDTAERLIQNPDIKDFYLGLTDKGGRKSFRDVKHYKRRKRWLT